The following proteins come from a genomic window of Theileria equi strain WA chromosome 2 map unlocalized gcontig_1105316255037, whole genome shotgun sequence:
- a CDS encoding signal peptide containing protein (encoded by transcript BEWA_037040A), producing the protein MSTLLSIFVILKSCSCINPGQDPVTRKNVEQKVKEQAPLRLEEPGTCLYPRTPVTMDVLNLDPYWFEAKNLRSGLIDPKPDCFVLKVVCGNDTLWESVNGWECTHAFFHCSEMRKLVVIGVERAKRGFYKALLKQQGERWKEIPMINVDTLAFEIDREQ; encoded by the coding sequence ATGTCTACActtctttccatctttGTAATTCTGAAATCATGTTCCTGTATAAACCCTGGACAGGACCCTGTTACTAGAAAAAACGTGGAGCAAAAAGTTAAAGAACAAGCTCCACTACGTTTGGAAGAACCAGGAACATGTCTATATCCACGGACACCGGTTACTATGGATGTATTGAACCTGGATCCATACTGGTTTGAAGCAAAAAACCTGAGATCCGGACTCATTGATCCGAAACCAGACTGTTTTGTTCTAAAAGTAGTTTGTGGCAATGATACTCTTTGGGAATCTGTAAATGGTTGGGAATGTACACACGCCTTTTTCCATTGCAGTGAAATGAGAAAACTTGTTGTGATTGGAGTGGAAAGGGCCAAAAGGGGGTTTTATAAAGCATTATTGAAGCAACAGGGAGAAAGATGGAAGGAAATTCCCATGATTAATGTCGATACTCTTGCCTTTGAAATAGATAGAGAGCAGTAA
- a CDS encoding signal peptide containing protein (encoded by transcript BEWA_037050A): protein MNSVVLISMLVTVQLCYCATSGSYSSSNAVNEEEEEYNHAQKIPVTMDVSNLNPDWFYVESLESGLIDVHSGYFVDEIVDDDDVLWESSEGWRCTHAFIESSSTRTLLVMGFGKGKEYRYQALLKENGEWNEVPMIIASELSIAIGKERVQEQSAAQNIYNA, encoded by the coding sequence ATGAATTCTGTTGTCCTTATTTCAATGCTCGTGACTGTACAGTTGTGTTATTGCGCAACCTCTGGTAgttattcttcttccaaCGCTGtgaatgaagaggaagaagagtatAATCATGCTCAAAAAATACCAGTTACTATGGATGTCTCGAATCTAAACCCAGATTGGTTCTATGTAGAGAGTCTAGAATCTGGACTAATTGATGTGCACAGTGGATATTTTGTCGATGAAATTGTAGATGACGATGATGTTCTTTGGGAGTCTTCAGAGGGCTGGAGGTGTACTCACGCATTCATAGAGTCAAGTTCAACGAGGACTCTCCTGGTAATGGGTTTTGGAAAGGGCAAAGAGTACCGCTATCAAGCTCTCTTGAAggaaaatggagaatggaatgaagtTCCCATGATTATTGCCAGCGAACTCTCTATAGCAATAGGCAAGGAACGTGTCCAAGAGCAGAGTGCAGCCCAGAACATTTACAATGCATAA